The following proteins are co-located in the Paenibacillus sp. JNUCC32 genome:
- a CDS encoding phosphotransferase enzyme family protein, with protein MRNEQLQEILNEYDIREPEISFIRHNENRTYKVVGHDGSTYLMRIHQPLKEGMAGQQHTYDGLLGELHMLEHLSGWDHLLVQRPMRNRKGELITIFEHEGKRWNSSVLTWLEGRDLQKDDVSDPVLVEKLGTRIAELHKFYGSYEQEGLDKRPSQGIDYNLYMIEVIKQGLAKDLFTSSDVSVIEETISLVNARLVDSGNVEAWGLIHGDLSLGNIIMTSDGELSFIDFGFFGPGYHYTDVAMGAMMVPSQLRDTFLKGYYGNDHTGQHKLVLLEGFMLLAIIGYYVFQLENESVHAWMRERMPKLCADFCTPFLSGARIFYSV; from the coding sequence ATGCGAAATGAACAGCTGCAGGAAATTTTGAATGAATACGACATCCGGGAACCGGAAATTTCCTTTATTCGGCATAATGAAAATCGAACGTACAAGGTAGTAGGCCATGACGGAAGCACATATCTGATGCGCATTCATCAACCGCTAAAAGAAGGCATGGCTGGTCAGCAGCATACCTACGACGGTCTGCTGGGCGAACTGCATATGCTGGAGCACTTGTCAGGCTGGGATCATCTGCTTGTCCAGAGGCCTATGCGTAATCGGAAAGGTGAATTGATCACGATTTTCGAACACGAGGGGAAGCGTTGGAACAGCTCCGTGCTTACCTGGCTGGAAGGAAGAGACTTGCAGAAGGATGACGTAAGCGACCCGGTACTGGTCGAGAAGCTGGGGACTCGCATTGCAGAGCTACACAAATTTTATGGCTCATACGAGCAGGAGGGCTTGGACAAGCGTCCGAGTCAGGGGATAGACTACAATCTATATATGATTGAAGTTATAAAGCAAGGATTGGCGAAAGATTTGTTTACTTCCTCCGATGTTTCCGTTATTGAAGAAACGATATCGTTGGTTAACGCGCGCCTTGTGGACAGTGGTAACGTTGAGGCCTGGGGGCTTATCCACGGTGATTTAAGCTTGGGGAATATCATCATGACCTCAGATGGAGAACTGAGTTTTATCGATTTTGGTTTTTTCGGACCAGGGTACCATTACACGGATGTTGCCATGGGTGCCATGATGGTTCCTTCACAGCTTCGGGATACATTCCTGAAAGGGTATTATGGCAATGATCATACGGGACAACATAAGCTCGTTTTATTAGAAGGTTTCATGCTGCTTGCCATTATCGGCTACTATGTCTTTCAGTTGGAGAATGAATCCGTGCATGCATGGATGCGTGAACGAATGCCGAAGCTATGCGCCGATTTTTGCACGCCTTTTTTGTCGGGTGCACGCATATTTTATTCCGTATAG